A genomic segment from Bradyrhizobium diazoefficiens USDA 110 encodes:
- a CDS encoding SDR family NAD(P)-dependent oxidoreductase codes for MKTAIVIGVGPDRGLGARLCKRFAADGLKVIVAGRTLSALQAVADDIIKAGGAAVPIVADATSESDVVALFDAAGEDLDLAIYNAGNNTPGKIIEMDADYFEQAWRVVCFGGFLFGREAVRRMVPKKAGTLLFTGASASLRGRAGYGAFNASKAGLRTLAQAMAKEYAGDGIHVGHVVVDGAIAGDKIFSRFPDAASREDSLIDIEGIVDGFAFLYRQPERAWSFELDVRTSKEKW; via the coding sequence ATGAAGACCGCAATCGTGATCGGTGTCGGCCCGGACCGCGGGCTCGGGGCCCGGCTCTGCAAGCGCTTTGCGGCCGATGGGCTCAAGGTGATCGTCGCGGGCCGCACGTTGTCCGCGTTGCAGGCGGTTGCAGACGACATCATCAAGGCGGGCGGAGCGGCCGTGCCCATCGTCGCGGACGCGACCAGCGAGAGCGACGTTGTCGCTCTGTTTGATGCCGCCGGCGAAGACCTCGATCTCGCCATCTACAACGCCGGCAACAATACGCCCGGCAAGATCATCGAGATGGACGCCGACTATTTCGAGCAGGCCTGGCGCGTCGTGTGCTTCGGCGGCTTTCTGTTCGGCCGCGAGGCGGTGCGTCGCATGGTGCCGAAGAAGGCGGGCACGCTGCTCTTCACCGGCGCCAGCGCCTCGCTGCGCGGCCGCGCCGGCTACGGCGCCTTCAACGCGTCCAAGGCCGGCCTGCGCACGCTGGCCCAGGCCATGGCGAAGGAATATGCGGGCGACGGCATCCATGTCGGCCATGTCGTGGTCGACGGTGCGATCGCTGGCGACAAGATCTTTTCGCGCTTTCCCGATGCGGCGAGCCGCGAAGACAGCCTGATCGACATTGAAGGCATCGTCGATGGCTTCGCGTTCCTCTACCGCCAGCCCGAACGCGCCTGGTCGTTCGAACTCGATGTGCGGACCTCGAAGGAGAAGTGGTGA
- a CDS encoding serine O-acetyltransferase: MAEAAIMASDGLWQRVRGEAQRAADADPVFGKALAGTILAHDDFAAALSDLIGRRLGGSAAERARFSAFSFDAFRGSPDLIEVAGRDLQAIAIHDPAIADLLPPLLHFKGYVALQAWRVSNWLWHHDHRDAALLFQNEASNALQVSIHPAASIGSSVYLDHATGIVIGANVVIGDEVTILQNVSIGRGSELPTRSPRIGRGIYIGGGATILGDIRVGDFAKIGADALVTSDVPAGCTAVGNPARLTNCPEPASAA; the protein is encoded by the coding sequence ATGGCGGAGGCTGCGATCATGGCGAGCGACGGCCTCTGGCAACGGGTCCGCGGCGAGGCGCAGCGCGCGGCGGATGCCGATCCCGTCTTCGGCAAGGCGCTTGCCGGCACCATTCTCGCTCATGATGATTTCGCCGCGGCCTTGTCCGATCTGATCGGACGCCGGCTCGGCGGCAGCGCAGCCGAGCGCGCGCGCTTCTCGGCCTTTTCCTTCGATGCCTTTCGCGGCTCGCCAGATCTGATCGAGGTGGCCGGCCGTGACTTGCAGGCGATCGCGATCCACGATCCCGCCATCGCCGACCTGTTGCCGCCGCTGCTGCATTTCAAGGGCTATGTCGCGCTGCAAGCCTGGCGCGTCTCGAACTGGCTCTGGCACCATGACCATCGCGATGCGGCGCTGCTGTTCCAGAACGAAGCGTCGAATGCGCTGCAGGTCAGCATTCATCCGGCCGCCAGCATCGGATCGTCAGTCTATCTCGACCACGCCACCGGCATCGTGATCGGCGCCAACGTCGTGATCGGCGACGAGGTCACCATCCTCCAGAACGTCAGCATCGGCCGCGGCAGTGAACTGCCGACGCGCTCGCCGCGGATCGGCCGCGGCATCTATATCGGCGGCGGTGCGACCATCCTCGGCGACATCAGGGTCGGCGATTTCGCCAAGATCGGCGCCGACGCGCTCGTGACGTCAGACGTTCCTGCTGGCTGCACGGCCGTCGGCAATCCCGCGCGGCTGACCAACTGCCCCGAACCTGCCTCGGCGGCCTGA
- a CDS encoding DUF2852 domain-containing protein, producing the protein MAYTADVNRWRGPSDQHYERPHMLDTPWHPGWIAVTILGFIIWWPIGLALLFFTLGSRKMGCWSHQDRWQNKMERMQYKMDRMRGRMERRGFGFGFGPPSSGNRAFDEYRTETLQRLEEEQVEFKNFLDRLRHAKDKEEFDQFMAQHKTRPTPPPTDQQQG; encoded by the coding sequence ATGGCCTACACCGCTGATGTCAATCGATGGCGCGGCCCCTCGGACCAACACTATGAGCGCCCCCATATGCTCGACACGCCTTGGCATCCCGGCTGGATCGCCGTGACCATCCTCGGCTTCATCATCTGGTGGCCGATCGGACTTGCCCTTCTCTTTTTCACACTCGGGAGCAGAAAAATGGGTTGCTGGAGCCACCAGGATCGCTGGCAGAACAAGATGGAGCGGATGCAGTACAAGATGGACCGCATGCGCGGCCGTATGGAGCGCCGCGGCTTCGGCTTTGGCTTCGGCCCGCCCTCGAGCGGCAACCGCGCCTTCGACGAATACCGCACCGAGACGCTGCAGCGGCTCGAAGAGGAGCAGGTCGAATTCAAGAACTTCCTCGACCGTCTGCGTCACGCCAAGGACAAGGAAGAGTTCGACCAGTTCATGGCCCAGCACAAGACGCGTCCGACCCCGCCGCCGACCGACCAGCAGCAGGGTTGA
- a CDS encoding TetR/AcrR family transcriptional regulator, producing the protein MSWRKETRRAERGYHHGNLKEALLQAALGLIAEKGAAGFTFADAARMAGVSAAAPYRHFRDRDELLSSIAQRGFEQFEARLTAAWDDGRPDTVTAFERVGRAYLAFAREEPAFYNAMFESGLPVDANPALQAASERAFNIIRAAAERLAALAPPGTPRPPAMMMALHIWSMAHGVASLFSRGDAARRKLPMSPDELLEAEVLIYLRGLGFPTDRRPPAKGAEPPPVPPEASSGSGVPPGGPWGKPK; encoded by the coding sequence ATGAGCTGGCGCAAGGAGACGCGCCGCGCCGAGCGCGGCTATCACCACGGCAATCTGAAGGAAGCCCTGTTGCAGGCGGCCCTCGGGTTGATTGCCGAGAAGGGCGCGGCCGGCTTCACCTTCGCCGATGCGGCGCGCATGGCCGGCGTCAGCGCAGCGGCGCCCTACCGGCATTTCCGCGACCGTGACGAACTGTTGTCCTCGATCGCCCAGCGCGGCTTCGAGCAGTTCGAGGCGCGCTTGACCGCGGCCTGGGACGACGGGCGGCCCGATACGGTCACGGCGTTCGAGCGGGTCGGCAGGGCCTATCTTGCCTTCGCCCGCGAGGAGCCGGCGTTCTACAACGCGATGTTCGAGTCCGGCCTGCCGGTCGATGCCAACCCGGCGCTCCAGGCCGCGAGCGAGCGTGCTTTCAACATCATTCGCGCCGCCGCGGAGCGCCTTGCGGCACTTGCACCGCCCGGCACGCCGCGGCCGCCGGCGATGATGATGGCGCTGCACATCTGGTCGATGGCGCATGGCGTGGCCTCGCTGTTCTCGCGCGGCGATGCTGCGCGACGAAAACTGCCGATGTCGCCGGACGAGCTGTTAGAGGCCGAGGTGCTGATCTATCTGCGCGGTCTCGGCTTCCCGACCGACCGCCGTCCGCCCGCCAAAGGCGCCGAGCCGCCGCCGGTGCCTCCGGAGGCATCCTCCGGTTCTGGCGTGCCGCCGGGCGGCCCCTGGGGCAAGCCGAAATAA
- a CDS encoding YciI family protein, which produces MRFMMLMIPLGYETAPPDVQLDPERVAAMMRYNEALNDAGVLITLDGLHPPAMGARVSFATGEPVVTDGPFTEAKEVLGGYWMIEVASRAEAIGWAKKCPAAVNEVIEIRQVQEMTDFPPDVQAAAAGFGGLKN; this is translated from the coding sequence ATGCGATTCATGATGCTGATGATCCCGCTCGGCTACGAGACCGCGCCGCCGGACGTGCAACTCGATCCCGAGCGCGTCGCCGCGATGATGCGTTACAACGAGGCGCTGAATGACGCCGGCGTCCTGATCACGCTCGACGGCCTGCATCCGCCCGCGATGGGCGCGCGCGTGTCGTTTGCGACTGGCGAGCCTGTTGTGACCGACGGCCCCTTCACTGAAGCCAAGGAAGTGCTGGGCGGCTACTGGATGATCGAGGTCGCCTCGCGTGCCGAGGCGATCGGGTGGGCGAAGAAGTGCCCGGCCGCGGTCAATGAAGTCATTGAGATCCGGCAGGTGCAGGAGATGACCGACTTTCCGCCGGACGTGCAGGCCGCGGCCGCCGGCTTCGGCGGTCTGAAGAACTAG
- a CDS encoding nuclear transport factor 2 family protein — protein MPDDHARLIRDLFAAYLANDRQRVSEALADDFRFTSPFDDDLDKATYFERCWRDTGWIARHEIERIFVVGDEAFVTYRCLATDGRSFRNTEFLSFAGGRIRRVEVYFGAAFQDGRFLPQPR, from the coding sequence ATGCCTGACGACCACGCCCGCCTGATCCGAGACCTCTTCGCCGCCTATCTTGCCAATGACCGGCAACGGGTGAGCGAGGCGCTCGCCGACGACTTCCGCTTCACCAGCCCGTTCGACGACGACCTCGACAAGGCGACCTATTTCGAACGCTGCTGGCGGGACACCGGCTGGATCGCGCGCCACGAGATCGAGCGCATCTTCGTCGTCGGCGACGAGGCTTTCGTCACCTATCGCTGCCTGGCGACCGATGGCAGGAGCTTTCGCAACACCGAGTTCCTCAGCTTCGCCGGCGGCCGGATCCGCCGCGTCGAGGTCTATTTCGGCGCCGCCTTCCAGGACGGCCGGTTCCTGCCGCAGCCGCGCTGA
- a CDS encoding SDR family NAD(P)-dependent oxidoreductase, producing MPQAPQKVALVTGAARGIGLATAKKFLGESWRVALLDIEGELLGRAVAEIGQSEATLALTCDVSDAAAVGAAMTTIERRFGRLDALVNNAGIAVFAPLMETPDADWRRVLEVNLTGPFLCTKAAVPLMRDSDGGAIVNITSISAVRASTLRSAYGTSKAGLAHLTKQLAVELASLNIRVNAVAPGPVDTAMAKQVHTKEIRADYHDAIPLNRYGLEEELAEAIYFLCSERASYITGQILAVDGGFDAAGIGLPTLRGQRRNG from the coding sequence ATGCCGCAGGCCCCGCAAAAAGTCGCCCTCGTCACCGGAGCCGCGCGCGGCATCGGGCTTGCGACCGCGAAGAAGTTCCTTGGCGAGAGCTGGCGCGTGGCGCTGCTCGACATCGAGGGGGAGCTGCTCGGCCGCGCCGTCGCCGAGATCGGCCAAAGCGAGGCGACGCTCGCGCTGACCTGCGATGTCTCCGACGCGGCGGCGGTCGGCGCCGCGATGACGACGATTGAGCGGCGGTTCGGCCGGCTTGACGCGCTCGTCAACAATGCCGGCATCGCCGTGTTCGCGCCGCTGATGGAGACGCCGGATGCCGACTGGCGCCGCGTGCTCGAGGTCAACCTCACCGGCCCGTTCCTCTGCACCAAGGCCGCGGTGCCCTTGATGCGCGACAGCGACGGCGGCGCCATCGTCAACATCACCTCGATCTCGGCGGTGCGCGCCTCGACCTTGCGCTCGGCCTACGGCACCAGCAAGGCGGGGCTCGCGCACCTGACCAAGCAACTCGCGGTCGAGCTCGCCTCGCTCAACATCCGCGTCAACGCGGTCGCGCCGGGGCCGGTCGACACCGCGATGGCCAAGCAGGTGCACACCAAGGAGATCCGCGCCGACTATCACGACGCCATTCCGCTCAACCGCTACGGCCTCGAGGAGGAACTCGCGGAAGCGATCTATTTCCTGTGCTCGGAACGCGCGAGCTACATCACCGGTCAAATTTTGGCCGTTGATGGCGGCTTCGATGCAGCGGGTATCGGCCTGCCCACGTTGCGCGGCCAGCGCCGCAACGGGTAG
- a CDS encoding VOC family protein, which yields MLNPYLFYQDTCEAAFNFYAKVLGGKIDAMMRVSDAPPDMPAAPGREKTIMHARMSLPGGSVLMASDAPPEHVQKPQGFSISLTIADVADAERKFNALADGGTVTMPFSKTFWAKGFGMCVDKFGIPWMVNCPAEGM from the coding sequence ATGCTCAATCCATATCTGTTCTATCAGGACACCTGCGAAGCGGCGTTCAACTTCTACGCCAAGGTTCTCGGCGGCAAGATCGACGCGATGATGCGCGTCTCGGACGCGCCGCCGGACATGCCGGCCGCCCCCGGCCGCGAGAAGACGATCATGCATGCGCGGATGTCGTTGCCCGGCGGCAGCGTGCTGATGGCCTCCGACGCGCCGCCCGAGCATGTCCAGAAGCCGCAGGGCTTCTCGATCTCGCTGACGATCGCCGACGTCGCGGACGCCGAGCGCAAGTTCAACGCGCTCGCCGACGGTGGCACCGTCACCATGCCGTTCAGCAAGACGTTCTGGGCCAAGGGGTTTGGCATGTGCGTCGACAAGTTCGGCATCCCCTGGATGGTGAACTGCCCGGCGGAGGGAATGTGA
- the kdpF gene encoding K(+)-transporting ATPase subunit F, translating to MLKAIAIIAIVLAVGLAGVLVFALTKPDTFRVERSLAVKAPADAIYPVVADFHFWTSWSPYENRDPAMKRTFGGTARGKGATYAWDGNNNVGAGHMEILEASTPSKLRIKLDFERPFEGHNTAEFTFVPQGDATLVTWAMYGPAPFMSKVMQVFINMDSMIGKDFEAGLVSLKKLTEKQ from the coding sequence ATGCTGAAAGCCATTGCCATCATCGCCATCGTGCTCGCGGTCGGACTAGCGGGCGTCCTCGTCTTCGCCCTCACCAAGCCTGACACCTTTCGCGTCGAGCGTTCGCTCGCCGTGAAGGCGCCGGCCGATGCCATCTATCCGGTGGTCGCCGACTTCCACTTCTGGACCAGCTGGTCGCCCTATGAGAACCGCGATCCCGCCATGAAGCGGACGTTCGGCGGAACAGCGCGGGGCAAGGGCGCGACCTATGCCTGGGACGGGAACAACAACGTCGGCGCCGGCCACATGGAGATCCTCGAGGCGAGCACGCCGTCGAAGCTCCGCATCAAGCTCGATTTCGAGCGTCCCTTCGAAGGCCACAACACCGCCGAGTTCACCTTTGTGCCGCAAGGCGATGCTACACTGGTCACATGGGCGATGTACGGTCCGGCGCCCTTCATGTCCAAGGTGATGCAGGTCTTCATCAACATGGACAGCATGATCGGCAAGGATTTCGAGGCCGGCCTCGTCAGCCTGAAGAAGCTCACCGAGAAACAATGA
- a CDS encoding RNA polymerase sigma factor, producing MSETDTAWIETALTSARPQAVGALLRYFRDLDTAEEAFQNACLRALKTWPQNGPPRDPAAWLIMVGRNVAIDEVRRARKQQPLPEDDQAISDLDDAEGALAERLDGSHYRDDILRLMFICCHPQLPATQQIALALRIVSGLTVKQIARAFLVSEAAMEQRITRAKAKVAEAGTPFETPGPIERSERLAGVAAMIYLIFNEGYSASGDTAEIRKPLCEEAIRLARLLLRLFQSEPEIMGLAALLLLQHARSAARFADDGSLILLEDQDRSLWNGSMIAEGLALIDKAMRHRRSGPYQIQAAIAALHARAATPEETDWAQIDLLYGALELAQPSPVVTLNRAVAVSKVRGPQAALDLIEPLAPKLGNYFHFHGVRGAFLMQLGRNDEARIAFDRAIALANTSAEAAHIRMHIDRLIRDSQPKSSNGSARQGAKAK from the coding sequence GTGAGCGAGACTGATACCGCCTGGATCGAGACCGCGCTGACTTCGGCGCGACCCCAGGCGGTCGGCGCGCTGCTGCGCTATTTCCGCGATCTCGACACCGCCGAGGAGGCTTTCCAGAACGCCTGCCTGCGCGCGCTCAAGACCTGGCCGCAGAACGGCCCGCCGCGCGATCCCGCGGCCTGGCTGATCATGGTCGGCCGCAATGTCGCGATCGACGAGGTGCGGCGCGCCCGCAAGCAGCAGCCGCTGCCCGAGGACGATCAGGCGATCTCCGATCTCGACGATGCCGAGGGCGCGCTCGCCGAGCGGCTCGACGGCTCGCATTATCGCGACGACATTTTGCGGCTGATGTTCATCTGCTGCCACCCGCAATTGCCGGCGACGCAGCAGATCGCGCTCGCCTTGCGCATCGTCTCCGGTCTCACGGTGAAGCAGATCGCGCGCGCTTTCCTGGTCTCGGAGGCGGCGATGGAGCAGCGCATCACGCGCGCCAAGGCGAAGGTCGCGGAGGCCGGGACGCCTTTCGAAACGCCCGGCCCGATCGAACGCTCCGAGCGGCTCGCGGGCGTCGCGGCGATGATCTACCTGATCTTCAACGAGGGTTATTCGGCGAGCGGCGACACCGCCGAGATCAGAAAGCCGCTCTGCGAGGAGGCGATCCGGCTGGCGCGGCTGCTCCTGCGGCTGTTCCAGAGCGAGCCGGAGATCATGGGGCTGGCGGCATTGCTGCTGTTGCAACATGCGCGCAGCGCCGCGCGGTTTGCGGACGACGGTTCGCTGATCTTGCTGGAGGACCAGGATCGCTCCCTGTGGAACGGCTCCATGATCGCGGAAGGGCTGGCGCTGATCGACAAGGCGATGCGCCATCGCCGCAGCGGGCCCTACCAGATTCAGGCCGCAATCGCCGCGTTGCATGCCCGTGCGGCGACGCCGGAGGAGACCGACTGGGCCCAGATCGACCTGCTCTATGGCGCGCTGGAACTGGCGCAGCCGTCGCCGGTGGTGACGCTCAATCGCGCGGTCGCGGTGTCCAAGGTGCGCGGGCCGCAAGCCGCGCTCGACCTGATCGAGCCGCTGGCACCAAAGCTTGGCAACTACTTCCATTTCCACGGCGTGCGCGGCGCCTTCCTGATGCAGCTCGGCCGCAATGACGAAGCCCGCATCGCCTTCGACCGCGCCATCGCGCTCGCCAACACTTCGGCGGAAGCCGCCCATATCCGCATGCACATCGATCGCCTGATCCGGGACAGCCAGCCGAAGAGCAGCAACGGGAGCGCCAGGCAGGGTGCGAAGGCGAAATGA
- a CDS encoding YciI family protein — MLYAILCYHDEDFVGSWSKDQDEAVMKKLAVVQEKLTSQGRLGPVARLLPTTAAATLRKEDPPLVLDGPYAETKEQLLGFYIVDCKNLDDALDVARDLGAANPGGAYEVRPVGVFRPGGNLT; from the coding sequence ATGCTTTATGCGATCCTTTGCTATCATGACGAGGACTTCGTCGGCTCCTGGAGCAAGGACCAGGACGAGGCGGTGATGAAGAAGCTCGCCGTGGTGCAGGAGAAGCTCACGAGCCAAGGCCGGCTCGGTCCGGTGGCGCGGCTGTTGCCGACCACCGCGGCGGCGACGCTGCGTAAAGAGGACCCGCCGCTGGTGCTCGACGGCCCCTATGCCGAGACCAAGGAGCAGTTGCTCGGCTTCTACATCGTCGACTGCAAGAACCTCGACGATGCGCTCGACGTCGCGCGGGACCTCGGCGCCGCCAACCCCGGCGGCGCCTATGAGGTGCGTCCCGTCGGCGTGTTCAGGCCCGGAGGAAATTTGACGTGA
- a CDS encoding 2-hydroxyacid dehydrogenase — protein sequence MTKGTLAVLINSTQQNWLPERWKARFDSVCGGRRVVLLPDTALDPAEVHYAAVWKPVPGDLGSFPNLRAIFNLGAGVDALMADKSLPDVPLVRVAVPDLTNRMTEYVVLHVLMHHRQELYLRQSQREKRWEPKYQWPASAVTVGVMGLGTLGADAADVLRRLGFRVAGWSRSPRTIEGVECFHGTAGIDAFLRATDILVSLLPLTPDTHGILNRDVFTKLNRKSPLGAPVLINAGRGGLQNEADILACLDDGTLGAASLDVFVQEPQPKDSRFWTHPKVLLTPHNAADTDAEAISAYVAEQIARFEAGGALENVVDRTRGY from the coding sequence ATGACCAAAGGCACACTGGCCGTCCTGATCAACAGCACGCAGCAGAACTGGCTGCCGGAGCGCTGGAAGGCCCGGTTCGATTCGGTCTGCGGCGGCCGCCGCGTGGTGCTGCTGCCGGATACGGCGCTCGATCCGGCCGAGGTGCATTATGCCGCGGTGTGGAAGCCGGTGCCCGGCGATCTCGGCTCGTTCCCCAATCTGCGCGCGATCTTCAATCTCGGCGCCGGCGTCGATGCCCTGATGGCGGACAAGAGCCTGCCCGACGTGCCGCTGGTTCGCGTCGCCGTGCCCGACCTGACCAATCGCATGACCGAATACGTCGTGCTTCACGTGCTGATGCACCACCGCCAGGAGCTGTACTTGCGGCAGTCGCAGCGCGAGAAGCGCTGGGAGCCGAAATATCAGTGGCCGGCAAGCGCAGTCACGGTCGGCGTCATGGGACTGGGCACGCTGGGTGCGGACGCGGCCGACGTGCTGCGGCGGCTCGGCTTCCGCGTCGCCGGCTGGAGCCGCAGCCCGCGCACCATCGAGGGCGTCGAGTGCTTCCATGGCACCGCCGGAATCGATGCGTTCCTGCGCGCGACCGACATCCTGGTCTCGCTGTTGCCGCTGACACCGGACACGCACGGCATCCTCAACCGCGACGTCTTCACAAAGCTCAACCGCAAGAGCCCGCTCGGCGCCCCCGTGCTGATCAATGCCGGCCGCGGCGGCTTGCAGAACGAAGCCGACATCCTGGCCTGTCTCGACGACGGCACGCTGGGCGCCGCCTCGCTCGACGTCTTCGTGCAGGAGCCGCAGCCGAAAGACAGCCGCTTCTGGACCCATCCCAAGGTGCTGCTGACCCCGCACAACGCCGCGGACACCGACGCAGAAGCGATCTCGGCCTATGTCGCCGAGCAGATCGCACGGTTCGAGGCGGGCGGCGCGCTGGAGAACGTGGTGGACCGGACGCGGGGGTATTAG
- a CDS encoding TetR/AcrR family transcriptional regulator: MVQKSKPPTAANEPERRGEPKRRGRPRAYEPDVALGKALDLFRRQGFAATSLDDLSEATGMNRPSLYGAFGDKRELYIKSYQRYREDARASMAAIFREEMPLRQRLERIFASALNIYLSGETGPRGCFTVVTAASEAVGDPDIRAMVLDGLAELDKAFANCFRRAKEKGELPESADPAVLAQLASATVHSIAIRSRARVSRKDLEAIVKGAIDVMAGAGAKS, encoded by the coding sequence ATGGTACAAAAATCGAAGCCGCCAACTGCTGCCAATGAGCCCGAGCGCCGCGGCGAACCTAAGCGCCGCGGCCGTCCGCGGGCCTATGAGCCCGATGTCGCGCTCGGCAAGGCGCTCGACCTATTCCGCAGGCAGGGCTTTGCCGCGACTTCGCTCGACGATCTCAGCGAGGCCACAGGCATGAACCGGCCGAGTCTCTACGGGGCCTTCGGCGACAAGCGCGAGCTCTATATCAAGAGCTACCAGCGCTACCGCGAGGACGCGCGGGCATCCATGGCCGCGATCTTTCGCGAGGAGATGCCGCTGCGCCAGCGGCTGGAGCGCATCTTCGCCTCCGCGCTGAACATCTATCTGTCCGGCGAAACGGGCCCGCGCGGCTGCTTCACGGTGGTGACGGCGGCGTCCGAAGCGGTCGGTGATCCCGACATCCGCGCCATGGTGCTCGACGGTCTCGCCGAGCTCGACAAGGCGTTTGCGAATTGCTTCCGCCGCGCCAAGGAGAAGGGCGAACTGCCGGAGAGCGCCGACCCGGCCGTTCTGGCCCAGCTTGCATCAGCGACGGTACACTCGATCGCCATCCGCTCGCGCGCGCGTGTCTCGCGGAAAGATCTGGAAGCAATCGTGAAGGGCGCGATCGACGTGATGGCGGGAGCTGGCGCGAAGAGCTAG
- a CDS encoding glutathione binding-like protein, which yields MDLYFSPLACSMATRVALYEAGAEANYLEVDPPTKRVLKDGTDFRTVNPIGLVPTLRTDEGVVLTENAAILQYVADRFPQSGLGASAGIERTRLHQWLCFIGTELHKGLFIPVLDRKAPQETKAYALEKNLSRLDYLDNYLEGRDFLLDHFSVADAYLVTVINWTMATPPIELAKWPNVKAYYERLRQRPSVAKAIAEEFELYKAEQARKKAAA from the coding sequence ATGGATCTCTATTTCTCGCCGCTCGCCTGCTCGATGGCGACCCGCGTCGCGCTGTACGAAGCCGGCGCCGAGGCGAATTACCTCGAAGTCGATCCGCCGACCAAGAGGGTGCTGAAGGACGGCACCGATTTCCGCACCGTCAACCCGATCGGCCTCGTGCCGACGCTGCGCACCGACGAGGGCGTGGTGCTGACCGAGAACGCGGCGATCCTGCAATATGTCGCGGACCGCTTCCCGCAATCCGGCCTCGGCGCGAGCGCGGGCATCGAGCGCACCCGACTGCACCAGTGGCTCTGCTTCATCGGCACCGAACTGCACAAGGGGCTGTTCATTCCCGTGCTCGACCGCAAGGCGCCGCAGGAGACGAAGGCCTACGCGCTGGAGAAGAACCTGTCGCGGCTCGATTATCTCGACAACTACCTTGAGGGACGCGACTTCCTGCTCGACCATTTCAGCGTGGCCGACGCCTATCTCGTCACGGTCATCAACTGGACTATGGCGACGCCGCCGATCGAGCTCGCCAAATGGCCGAACGTGAAGGCCTATTACGAACGCCTGCGCCAGCGGCCGTCGGTGGCGAAGGCGATCGCGGAGGAGTTCGAGTTGTACAAGGCCGAACAGGCGCGGAAGAAGGCGGCGGCGTAA